A segment of the Hallerella succinigenes genome:
CTTCGTTTCCACCCCGTAAAGCGTCGCCAAATCGCGGTCAAGCAGCACCTGCTTGCCACGAACTATTTGAATCATTTTTTCGACACCCGACTCCACGATCGGGTTTGGTACGGAATCATCCGTTTTTTCGGTCTTTTTAGCCATCTTCTACTCCAATTCGCCTACAAGCAAAAAAGACGGGGAAACGTGTTCTCGATGCAAATATACGTTCCTCGTATGTCACATTAATCTGCGTTGTCATCTTGTAATACCTGACTTTTTTTTCCCTGAATCTTCTGCGATTCCTTCAACACTTCGTCCAACGTGAAATCTTCCTGCGTAAAGAAGAACGTGTTCTTGCCCAAATCCTTGAGCGAAGCCCCGAAGTGGTAGGCCGTATCGTCTATGAACAAGAATCGGTCGTGCATTCCGTAACTAGGCAGAACTTGCATCGGGCTGTCGGGATATTGCTCGTTGTAAGTTGCCAGATCTAACTCGAGAACCTTGCTCTTGTCGTAGGTGTAAATAGTCACGGAAACGCCTTTTTCCCGCTTGAGCATCATCGTCAAGGTTTTCTCGTTTACATATCTATCGACCAGCACAATTCTCTTTTTGGCTTGGCGAATGAGGTTGCAGACAAATACATAGGCATCGAACTCCTGGTTGTTATAAAATAAACCCTTAGATTTAAGCTCGCCACGGTCCATCGCCTCGAAAAGAGAATCTATTTTGTGGTCATGATCTAAAAGACGGGCGTCTTGTTCCAAATCTTTTGCTTCGACATTAGAAAGGCGATTGACGATTCCGCCATTTTGATATAAATACTGCCGCATGGCGACAAACGCATCCATGATTGCGATGGATACATTCACGGCAACCTTGCTTTTCAGGACGGATGAAAGCATGGCAAAGCCCTGTTCCGTAAAAACATAGGGCTTAAACCTGTCGCCGCCCCAACTTGAAATCACATTTTGTGATTTCAAGTTTTCTTGTTCGTTTTTTTCCAACCGGAAACAATATCTTTCCGGAAAGCGCTCGATGTTCCGTTTGACAGCCTGATTTATCGCTCTAGTTTCAACGCCATACAACGTTGCAATATCGCGGTCAAGCAGCACCTGCTTGCCACGAACAATTTGAATCATTTTTTCGACACCCGACTCCATGAGCGGGTTAGGTGCGAAATCATCCGTTTTTTCGGTCTTTCTAGCCATCTTCTACTCCTATAAACGCAAAAAAGCCGACCTTTGCTATATAAGAACACCCAATTTTATTGGGGATATAACAAAAAGTCGGCTTTTCTAGTCGAACTTGGCTTGCAAGCGGATATTCGCTGCCGGTGCCTGTTATGGTGTAATATACAAAAAGCTGAGTAAAAAAAGGCAAGGGAACTCCCTTTTTGTCACCTTTTGACATTCCAAAAATCTATATTTCAAGGCAAATAGAGTTTTCTCTTGTTCTCTACTTGAAACTTCGACACTTTCATACACAGGGAATAAGACGGACGCTCACGTCTGCGACCGGCGCAAGCCTGTCGCATCGTTTTGGTACATGCATATTTGATAAATCTGCCTGTAGGCAAACGGCCATTTTGGGGCGTGAGTTGTTTGCGTTTATTTGTGTAGGGCAGTCGAAGGCCTCAGGTAGGTAAATGCATTCAACTCCACGCCTTTTTTATTTCCCAAAAAGACTGAAGAAATGCAGAACGGGGGTAGACTCGCTGAGTTTTGCTCTTGTCCTCTAACTGAAACTTCGACACTTTCATACACAAGGAATAAGGCAATGACTCGCCACAGCCCGTGTATTGCATGGGCGTAGTGTACCCTGGGCGTATTGTATCCGCTCGGGTTTTTGCGGGTGTATTGTATTCGTTTGAAAATGTCGCGCTTTTGGGCGAGGAGTGAGTCGGCTCCCCGCCGTTTCTTTTTGCCTGCACCCCGGCCAAGCGAATCGGCCAGAACCGCTCCCGCGAGAGTGAACTCGTTCACTTTCAACACGGAGCGATATGGCCCAGACTCGACAGAAGAAGAATGTAATCAGGGTTTTTGAAGGCTTTGCTGGTTATGGCGGAGCATCCTTTGGATTGAAAAGAGCAAAAAGAGCTTTGACGAATTTTGATTACACTATTGTTGGTTATTCAGAGTTCGATAAATACGCTTCGAAGTTATTTGACGCAAATCATCGTGACGCGAAAGGAAACCCTATAAAGAATTGGGGCGACATTACAAAGATTGATCCAAATGATTTGCCAGATTTTGATTTGTTTACGGGAGGATTTCCCTGCCAGCCATTCTCTTCCGCAGGAATGCAAATGGGGACCGAAGACCCATATGGCCGAGGGGCAATGCTTGGGCATATCATTCGAATATGTCGAGTAAAAAAGCCGAAGTACATCCTTTTGGAAAATGTTAAAGGCTTCACGTCTGGAAAGTTTAAGCCCATCCATGATCAACTTGTAAAAGACTTGATTGAAATGGGATATGGCACGACGGAAGAAAATACTTTAGCGAGAGTTGTTCTGAACTCGAAGGATTATGGGGTTCCGCAAAATAGAGAGCGCCTTTGGATGTTCGCTCAATTAGGTGGCTTGCCTAAAAATTTTGAAATGAAGCCGCCTGAAATCCAAAGTGATTTAAAAATGGCCGATTTCTTGGACAACACTCCTGAAAAATATCTCTATCTGTCTGATGAACAAATTGCTCACTTGAAGGTGAAACATCATATCGATTCTTTTGTCGTCAAAACGCCGTTGTGTTTTGATGTGTATAACAAGAAAATCAAAAAAGATGGCTATAGCATAACAATCACCCAGCCGGAACATAATAGTCTTCGTGTTATTGAGCCTCCTAAGAAATTTGGTAAAGATAAGGGCAAAGAAATTGTTCGAAAGATGTCTGTTCATGAGCAATTTCGTCTGATGGGTTTTGATATATCTCGCGATAAAAAGAATTGCGAAATCAACTTCGACGGACAATCGTATTCCCAGTTGTCTAAACGAGCAGGAAATGGTTGGGATGTTAATGTTGTCGGAATTCTTTTAGCTCATATATGGAGGCAACTATGAGACTTGACCAAGGTTCTTTGATTTTTTCTCCACAAAATGGAGAATGTCCTTCATGGGAAACAGCTCTTGGTCAATCACGAGAACCTAGAGATGATATGCCTCCGTATTATTTCAAGGCGGAAGGTTATGAGAATATGTTAAAGGGAATGTACTTTAATTCAGTCCCTTTGGCTAAAACATCTTGCGTTTTAGGTAAGAAGAAATTATTCGTCACTGCAAGCGAATCGTATTTAAATCCCGAATATCAGGAAATACAATTAGCATCAAAATTTGATAATATTATTGTTCATTTTCAAAACAATACTAAAATTTTTCGGAATACTCCAATCATTCTATTGTTAACGAAAATACAAGACGTTAACAAATCTCATTACAGGAGACGATCAATCAAATATTCTCCTCATACAACTTATGATACAATAAAAAACCAAGAATCCTTTGAAGAAATTCAAAGACATTATCAAGATCGTTTGATGTGTTATGGCTTTTTCATCGAGCATTTTGATACACTTCATTTATATTGTGTGAGCGTTGATGATAATAGTTATACTTATTCTAATTTGAGCTTACCTCAAACGGAATGGACAGATTGGGCTGATTGGGAATTAAAAGAACGCAAAAAAAATCAGAACGAAATACTTGCAAATTCGTCACAAGAAGATTCTATTGTCGAACCACCATCACAAAATCAGTCCTTCACCCCCTCCCAAATCATCTACTACGGTGTTCCGGGGTGCGGCAAGAGCAACAAGATCCGGGAGCAACTGAAGGACGTTCCTGAGAAGAACAAGGTTCGTGTCGTGTTTCACCCGGAATACTGCAATGCGGATTTCGTGGGGCAGATTTATCCTTACGTAAAGCCGGATAACGGCGGTGTTGAATATCGCTTTAAACCGGGTCCGTTTGCGGAAATCGTGCGTAGGGCCTATCGCAATCCTGCGGAGCCGTTCTTCTTGGTTATCGAGGAAATCAACCGCGGCAATGCGGCCGCTATTTTTGGGGAAATGTTCCAGTTACTGGACCGTATACGCCCGGAAGATGGCCCTGAAGAACTCTCGGGTAACGTCTATGACACAGGTTGGAGTTCTTACGGAGTTA
Coding sequences within it:
- the dcm gene encoding DNA (cytosine-5-)-methyltransferase, with the protein product MAQTRQKKNVIRVFEGFAGYGGASFGLKRAKRALTNFDYTIVGYSEFDKYASKLFDANHRDAKGNPIKNWGDITKIDPNDLPDFDLFTGGFPCQPFSSAGMQMGTEDPYGRGAMLGHIIRICRVKKPKYILLENVKGFTSGKFKPIHDQLVKDLIEMGYGTTEENTLARVVLNSKDYGVPQNRERLWMFAQLGGLPKNFEMKPPEIQSDLKMADFLDNTPEKYLYLSDEQIAHLKVKHHIDSFVVKTPLCFDVYNKKIKKDGYSITITQPEHNSLRVIEPPKKFGKDKGKEIVRKMSVHEQFRLMGFDISRDKKNCEINFDGQSYSQLSKRAGNGWDVNVVGILLAHIWRQL
- a CDS encoding ORF6N domain-containing protein, giving the protein MARKTEKTDDFAPNPLMESGVEKMIQIVRGKQVLLDRDIATLYGVETRAINQAVKRNIERFPERYCFRLEKNEQENLKSQNVISSWGGDRFKPYVFTEQGFAMLSSVLKSKVAVNVSIAIMDAFVAMRQYLYQNGGIVNRLSNVEAKDLEQDARLLDHDHKIDSLFEAMDRGELKSKGLFYNNQEFDAYVFVCNLIRQAKKRIVLVDRYVNEKTLTMMLKREKGVSVTIYTYDKSKVLELDLATYNEQYPDSPMQVLPSYGMHDRFLFIDDTAYHFGASLKDLGKNTFFFTQEDFTLDEVLKESQKIQGKKSQVLQDDNAD
- a CDS encoding AAA family ATPase; its protein translation is MRLDQGSLIFSPQNGECPSWETALGQSREPRDDMPPYYFKAEGYENMLKGMYFNSVPLAKTSCVLGKKKLFVTASESYLNPEYQEIQLASKFDNIIVHFQNNTKIFRNTPIILLLTKIQDVNKSHYRRRSIKYSPHTTYDTIKNQESFEEIQRHYQDRLMCYGFFIEHFDTLHLYCVSVDDNSYTYSNLSLPQTEWTDWADWELKERKKNQNEILANSSQEDSIVEPPSQNQSFTPSQIIYYGVPGCGKSNKIREQLKDVPEKNKVRVVFHPEYCNADFVGQIYPYVKPDNGGVEYRFKPGPFAEIVRRAYRNPAEPFFLVIEEINRGNAAAIFGEMFQLLDRIRPEDGPEELSGNVYDTGWSSYGVTNIDVNAYVRQKSTDNPEKIEYDDSIPYGDKIKFINNTAVRLPPNLSIYATMNTNDQNVFTMDNAFQRRFKSKMIRNVLDENSAQYKTEIDDTGVYWGDFRKWINEKILLP